In Elusimicrobium sp. An273, a genomic segment contains:
- a CDS encoding endonuclease/exonuclease/phosphatase family protein: MLYSKPRSCDVLVEHGRATQSALPRRFTVCVWNWQKSKQKEWASEFSRLAQAADLFLAQEVRRSPAVKEVMEKTAYHWNGAVSFFSLKGKNPIGVATGCIANPLQVSFAATSREPVFRIPKMTLATLIPIQNAKRPLLVVNLHAINFTGIRAFEKNLRGAAEILLDYNGPILLGGDFNSWNHKRLRLLHCIIRSAGLQEVPFEPDLRSRWMGKPLDYLFVRGLKVLASGVRVTRGSDHNPLLARLEIR, from the coding sequence ATGCTGTATTCCAAACCCCGTTCCTGCGATGTTTTGGTGGAACACGGCCGCGCCACTCAGTCCGCGCTGCCCAGGCGTTTTACCGTGTGCGTATGGAACTGGCAAAAAAGCAAACAAAAAGAATGGGCCTCCGAATTTAGCCGGCTGGCCCAAGCGGCCGATTTGTTTTTGGCCCAAGAGGTGCGCCGGTCTCCAGCGGTCAAAGAAGTTATGGAAAAAACCGCTTACCATTGGAACGGCGCGGTCAGTTTCTTTTCCCTAAAAGGCAAAAATCCCATTGGCGTAGCCACCGGATGCATTGCCAACCCGCTGCAAGTGTCGTTTGCCGCCACATCGCGCGAGCCCGTGTTCCGCATTCCCAAAATGACGCTTGCCACCTTAATTCCCATTCAAAATGCAAAACGCCCCCTCTTGGTGGTCAACTTGCACGCCATCAATTTTACCGGCATCCGGGCGTTTGAAAAAAACCTGCGCGGCGCCGCCGAAATTTTATTGGACTATAACGGCCCTATCCTATTGGGGGGTGATTTTAACTCCTGGAACCACAAACGCCTGCGCCTGCTGCACTGCATTATCCGCTCGGCGGGTCTGCAGGAAGTTCCTTTTGAGCCGGATCTGCGCTCGCGCTGGATGGGAAAACCGCTGGATTATTTGTTTGTGCGGGGATTGAAGGTATTGGCCAGCGGCGTGCGCGTTACCCGCGGCTCCGACCATAACCCCCTGCTGGCCCGGCTGGAAATCCGCTAG
- a CDS encoding phospholipase D-like domain-containing protein, translated as MHIDPISASSFGIAGFLFLVLQILVTGHIICRKDDVKSSFGWIGLVWLAPLVGCIVYIVFGINRIRRKALSLRNKGPDIFTVTGKTEEEIEKEIPKPFLQLLRLGYKVHPQRFALGNRAQAFVNGDSAYPEMCRLIASAQKEVLMQSYIFDNDRAGKMFVDAFKQAVQNGAKVKVLVDGVGLNYSKPTIASVLRHMRGVEFSVFLPSKSPVNLPFVNLRNHRKILIVDGRAAFFGGMNVAEGNLVNTHPKEPIVDITFRVEGPVVDQMSRVFEEDWIFSGKKHFIPASFQVSAPLPGTMPARVIPDGPDGDYGKIELMVLGALACAQKSVKVVTPYFLPESNILTALEVVAMRGVDVEIILPSKSNIFGMDGAMRSNFARLLKKGVKIFRTQPPFDHSKIMLVDDAWLFIGSANWDVRSFKLNFECNMECMDKQLAREVNQIIAHKKATAVSEKWDKNAKPSLWRTLADNTLRLLTPYY; from the coding sequence ATGCACATAGATCCGATATCCGCCTCCTCTTTTGGAATTGCCGGTTTCTTATTTTTGGTGTTGCAAATCCTGGTAACCGGACATATCATCTGCCGCAAAGACGACGTAAAAAGTTCTTTCGGCTGGATTGGCCTGGTGTGGCTGGCGCCGCTGGTGGGCTGCATTGTCTATATCGTGTTCGGCATCAACCGCATCCGCCGCAAAGCGCTTTCGCTTCGCAACAAAGGGCCGGATATTTTTACCGTTACGGGCAAAACGGAAGAAGAAATAGAAAAAGAAATTCCAAAACCCTTTTTGCAGCTGCTGCGCCTGGGCTACAAAGTGCACCCCCAGCGCTTTGCCTTGGGAAACCGCGCCCAAGCCTTTGTAAACGGAGACAGCGCCTACCCCGAAATGTGCCGCCTGATTGCCTCGGCCCAAAAAGAAGTGCTGATGCAAAGCTATATCTTTGACAACGACCGCGCCGGAAAAATGTTTGTGGACGCTTTTAAACAAGCCGTTCAAAACGGGGCCAAAGTAAAAGTGCTGGTGGACGGGGTGGGCCTCAATTATTCCAAACCGACAATCGCCTCCGTCCTGCGCCATATGCGGGGAGTGGAGTTTTCCGTTTTTCTTCCTTCCAAAAGCCCCGTCAATCTGCCGTTTGTCAACCTGCGCAACCACCGCAAAATTTTAATTGTGGACGGCCGGGCCGCCTTCTTTGGCGGAATGAATGTGGCGGAAGGGAACCTAGTCAACACCCACCCCAAAGAACCCATTGTGGATATTACTTTTCGGGTAGAAGGGCCGGTGGTAGACCAAATGTCGCGCGTGTTTGAGGAAGATTGGATTTTTTCCGGCAAGAAACATTTTATCCCGGCTTCTTTCCAAGTGTCGGCACCGCTTCCGGGCACGATGCCCGCCCGCGTGATACCCGACGGGCCAGACGGCGATTACGGAAAAATTGAACTTATGGTGCTGGGGGCGCTGGCCTGCGCGCAAAAAAGCGTCAAGGTGGTTACCCCGTACTTCCTGCCGGAGAGCAACATCTTAACGGCGCTGGAAGTAGTGGCCATGCGCGGGGTGGACGTAGAAATTATTTTACCCTCCAAAAGCAACATCTTCGGGATGGACGGCGCCATGCGTTCCAATTTTGCGCGCCTGCTTAAAAAAGGCGTTAAAATTTTCCGCACGCAGCCGCCTTTTGACCACAGCAAAATTATGCTGGTGGACGATGCGTGGCTGTTTATCGGATCGGCCAATTGGGACGTACGCAGTTTTAAATTAAATTTTGAATGCAATATGGAGTGTATGGACAAGCAACTGGCGCGCGAGGTAAATCAAATTATTGCGCATAAAAAAGCCACTGCCGTCAGCGAAAAATGGGACAAAAATGCCAAGCCTTCGCTCTGGCGCACGCTGGCGGACAATACCCTGCGCCTGCTGACGCCCTACTATTAA
- the cysK gene encoding cysteine synthase A: protein MKINSLEQAIGRTPLAAVTRLNPGPGHVWAKLEMFNPFSVKDRAALFMLNAAEQEGRLLPGAMIVEPTSGNTGIALAFLAAARGYKIVLTMPENMSAERMKLLKALGARLVLTPKAKGMKGAIDEAEKILRQTPGSFMPSQFENTHNAQAHEQTTGPEIWEDLEGNVDVFVAGVGTGGTLTGTGRFLKRKNPQLRLVAVEPADSPLLSQGRSGPHGLQGIGANFVPPVLDRSLIDEIIPVQTQDAVQTARSLAATQGILPGISGGAALWAALQVAARTQSAGKNIVVLLPDSGERYLSTELFE from the coding sequence ATGAAAATAAATTCATTAGAACAGGCCATCGGCCGCACGCCGCTGGCCGCCGTTACCCGCTTAAACCCGGGCCCGGGGCACGTATGGGCCAAGCTGGAAATGTTTAACCCTTTCAGCGTCAAAGACCGCGCCGCGCTTTTTATGTTAAACGCCGCCGAACAAGAAGGCCGCCTGCTCCCGGGCGCAATGATTGTGGAGCCCACCAGCGGCAACACCGGCATTGCGTTGGCTTTTTTGGCCGCCGCGCGCGGGTACAAAATTGTATTAACCATGCCCGAAAATATGAGCGCGGAACGGATGAAACTGCTAAAAGCGCTGGGCGCGCGCCTGGTGCTGACGCCCAAAGCCAAAGGCATGAAAGGCGCCATAGACGAAGCGGAAAAAATACTGCGCCAAACGCCCGGCTCGTTTATGCCCAGCCAATTTGAAAATACCCACAACGCCCAAGCCCACGAGCAAACCACCGGCCCCGAAATTTGGGAAGATTTGGAAGGGAATGTGGACGTATTTGTAGCGGGCGTAGGAACCGGCGGAACGCTGACGGGCACCGGCCGTTTTTTAAAACGCAAAAACCCGCAGCTTCGGCTGGTGGCCGTGGAACCGGCGGACTCACCCCTGTTAAGCCAAGGGCGCTCCGGCCCGCACGGCTTGCAGGGAATCGGGGCCAATTTCGTTCCTCCGGTGCTGGATCGCTCGTTAATAGACGAAATCATCCCCGTCCAAACGCAAGACGCCGTGCAAACCGCCCGGAGCCTGGCCGCCACGCAAGGCATCCTGCCCGGCATTTCCGGCGGGGCCGCGTTATGGGCCGCCCTGCAGGTGGCGGCGCGGACGCAAAGCGCGGGGAAAAACATTGTAGTACTGCTTCCCGACAGCGGAGAGCGGTATTTGAGCACGGAACTGTTTGAATAA
- a CDS encoding efflux RND transporter periplasmic adaptor subunit, whose product MNKKLFTPAVLAAVFVSVAFFCGCKKAENTASMPAPVVNAITVVQKDLPWDIEYPAQVAGSLEIQIRAQVGGILQARLYNEGEYVTAGTQLFQIDDKEYKVALEKAQGTLAQAKAEERRTQRTYARMKRLRADNAVSQQDYDNALSAYETAQANVKVAQAGVGEAEINLGYTKVTAPISGIAGKEAQSVGSLISPTGESGLLTNMVQINPLYVNFSMPSRQFEKLSAGFISGQIAIGTEDQQDKLNAAQYRKTAAADAPIYVEVLLNNGKVYPEKGKIVFFDSTENTQTSSLAMKAEVANPNNSRALMPGQFVRVKLVGATYKNAILIPSSAVLNTAQGMMTYVIDANNTVVARPIQAQLQEDMYIVTDGLKAGERIMNGGLVKVRPGQQVQVQMQNFDTQAPAEQEAALAQDGRSTAVLEEEIEASEASDTQALPQEQPAPAAENAAQPKVAQPAAQTAEQPAPAAAETAQPAANDTVPQPAASSEAASQTAPQPAESSDGK is encoded by the coding sequence ATGAATAAAAAACTGTTTACACCGGCTGTTTTAGCCGCTGTGTTTGTTTCGGTGGCGTTTTTTTGCGGATGCAAAAAAGCGGAAAATACGGCTTCTATGCCGGCACCTGTCGTAAATGCAATTACCGTCGTGCAGAAAGATCTGCCGTGGGACATTGAATACCCGGCCCAGGTGGCGGGCTCGCTGGAAATTCAAATCCGCGCGCAGGTGGGCGGTATTTTGCAGGCGCGTCTGTACAACGAAGGCGAATATGTAACCGCCGGAACGCAGCTGTTCCAGATTGATGACAAAGAATATAAAGTAGCGTTGGAAAAAGCGCAGGGCACCTTGGCCCAGGCCAAAGCCGAAGAACGCCGCACCCAGCGCACCTATGCGCGCATGAAACGCCTCCGCGCGGACAATGCCGTCAGCCAGCAGGATTACGACAACGCCCTTTCGGCCTATGAAACGGCTCAGGCCAACGTAAAAGTAGCGCAGGCGGGGGTGGGCGAAGCGGAAATTAATTTGGGATATACCAAAGTAACCGCACCCATTTCCGGCATTGCGGGCAAGGAAGCCCAGTCGGTGGGAAGTTTAATTTCTCCTACGGGTGAATCGGGTTTGCTGACGAATATGGTGCAGATTAATCCGCTGTATGTCAATTTTTCCATGCCCAGCCGCCAGTTTGAAAAATTATCGGCCGGTTTTATTTCCGGGCAGATTGCCATCGGCACGGAAGACCAGCAGGATAAGCTGAACGCCGCCCAATACCGCAAGACTGCCGCGGCCGACGCCCCGATTTACGTGGAAGTTCTTTTAAATAACGGGAAAGTATACCCGGAAAAAGGCAAAATTGTTTTCTTTGACAGTACTGAAAATACCCAAACGTCCAGTTTGGCCATGAAGGCGGAAGTGGCCAACCCCAACAATTCCCGCGCGTTGATGCCCGGGCAGTTTGTACGCGTGAAACTGGTAGGGGCGACGTATAAGAACGCCATTCTCATTCCGTCCTCGGCGGTGCTGAATACGGCGCAAGGGATGATGACGTACGTGATAGACGCCAACAACACGGTTGTCGCGCGCCCCATTCAGGCCCAGCTGCAGGAAGATATGTATATCGTAACCGACGGGTTAAAAGCCGGCGAACGCATTATGAACGGCGGGCTTGTGAAAGTGCGCCCCGGCCAGCAGGTGCAGGTGCAAATGCAGAATTTTGACACCCAGGCCCCGGCCGAGCAGGAAGCCGCGCTGGCGCAAGACGGGCGCAGCACGGCCGTATTGGAAGAAGAAATAGAAGCCTCCGAAGCTTCCGATACGCAGGCCCTGCCGCAGGAACAACCTGCCCCGGCCGCCGAAAATGCCGCCCAGCCGAAGGTTGCTCAGCCCGCGGCCCAAACGGCCGAACAACCGGCTCCTGCCGCAGCGGAAACCGCCCAGCCTGCGGCGAATGACACCGTTCCCCAACCGGCGGCTTCTTCCGAGGCCGCCAGCCAAACGGCGCCCCAGCCGGCAGAATCTTCTGACGGGAAATAG